The following proteins come from a genomic window of Bradyrhizobium paxllaeri:
- a CDS encoding DUF7694 domain-containing protein: MCFVKDLFWDEEECVMQLHPPHSQYVNNSRYCLHLWKPTRQDIPVPPASFVGVVGLGPSETARLLAQIGGLS, from the coding sequence ATGTGCTTCGTCAAAGACCTGTTTTGGGATGAAGAGGAGTGCGTGATGCAACTGCATCCGCCTCATTCGCAATACGTAAATAACAGCCGGTACTGTCTGCATCTCTGGAAGCCGACTCGTCAGGACATTCCCGTGCCACCGGCTAGCTTCGTAGGCGTCGTCGGGCTTGGACCCTCTGAAACGGCGAGATTGCTTGCACAGATTGGCGGGCTATCGTGA